In one window of Dyella thiooxydans DNA:
- a CDS encoding NAD(P)H-dependent glycerol-3-phosphate dehydrogenase, whose translation MSTRPTLAVLGAGSWGTALAALAARNGVPTRLWGRDRQALEAMAKTRRNQRYLPDLELPAELHYEGDLAAALRGAQVVLIVVPSHAFASMLDQIAPLLEPGAAIAWASKGFEPGTGRFLHELVAEKLPGRPAAVVTGPSFAKEVAAGLPSAVTVHSDDEAFAREMAGMLHAPNFRAYTGSDVLGGELGGAMKNVLAVATGVADGMQLGLNARAGLITRGMNEMLRLGLALGARPETLMGLSGLGDLVLTCTGDLSRNRRLGLALGKGIALDEAVRQIGQVVESVLTADEVARLAAKHGLDLPIASGVRAVLHGEVTPVEGLRALMAREQKPEYPQGLFPGT comes from the coding sequence ATGAGCACCCGACCGACCCTGGCGGTACTTGGTGCCGGTTCCTGGGGCACGGCGCTGGCGGCGCTTGCGGCACGCAACGGCGTGCCGACCCGGCTTTGGGGCCGCGACCGGCAGGCACTGGAAGCGATGGCGAAGACCCGTCGCAACCAGCGCTATCTGCCGGATCTGGAGCTGCCGGCCGAGCTGCACTACGAAGGCGACCTGGCCGCCGCACTGCGTGGCGCCCAGGTGGTGCTGATCGTGGTCCCGAGCCATGCGTTTGCGTCGATGCTCGACCAGATCGCGCCGCTGCTCGAGCCGGGTGCCGCGATCGCCTGGGCGAGCAAGGGCTTCGAGCCGGGCACCGGCCGGTTCCTGCACGAACTGGTGGCCGAAAAGCTGCCCGGTCGGCCGGCGGCGGTGGTCACTGGCCCCTCCTTTGCCAAGGAAGTGGCGGCCGGGCTGCCCAGCGCGGTCACCGTGCATTCGGACGACGAGGCGTTCGCCAGGGAAATGGCGGGGATGCTGCACGCCCCCAACTTCCGCGCCTACACCGGCAGCGACGTGCTGGGCGGTGAGCTCGGCGGCGCGATGAAAAACGTGCTGGCGGTCGCCACCGGCGTGGCTGACGGCATGCAGCTGGGCCTCAACGCCCGCGCCGGCCTGATCACCCGCGGCATGAACGAGATGCTGCGGCTCGGCCTGGCGCTCGGTGCGCGGCCGGAAACCCTGATGGGGTTGTCCGGCCTGGGTGATCTGGTGCTCACCTGTACCGGCGATCTGTCGCGCAACCGCCGGCTCGGCCTGGCGCTGGGCAAGGGCATCGCGCTGGACGAGGCGGTGCGCCAGATCGGCCAGGTGGTGGAGAGCGTGCTCACCGCCGACGAGGTGGCGCGGCTGGCTGCCAAGCACGGCCTGGACCTGCCGATCGCCAGCGGCGTGCGCGCCGTGCTGCACGGCGAGGTCACCCCGGTCGAAGGCCTGCGCGCGCTGATGGCACGCGAGCAGAAGCCGGAATACCCGCAGGGCCTGTTCCCCGGCACCTGA
- a CDS encoding DUF3016 domain-containing protein, with the protein MKVRTALFTLLATSGLATPPLVLAGAAAPQSVTVTYDHPEHFTETREEKALAPTRASNDYLATLKAYIEKRGAKMLQPGQQLDVVVTDIDRAGSFEPWHGGAMREVRIIKDIYPPRINLHFKLLDADGKVIREGDRKLRDPGFLTSNTAPTSTDSLRYEKQLIDRWLRKGPDQL; encoded by the coding sequence ATGAAAGTGCGGACTGCCCTGTTCACCCTGCTCGCCACCAGTGGCCTGGCGACGCCACCGCTCGTCCTCGCCGGCGCGGCGGCGCCGCAGAGCGTGACGGTCACCTACGACCACCCCGAGCATTTCACCGAGACCCGCGAGGAGAAGGCGCTCGCGCCGACCCGCGCCAGCAACGACTACCTGGCGACGCTCAAGGCCTACATCGAGAAGCGCGGCGCGAAGATGCTGCAACCCGGCCAACAGCTCGACGTGGTGGTGACCGACATCGACCGCGCCGGTTCGTTCGAGCCGTGGCACGGAGGAGCAATGCGCGAGGTGCGGATCATCAAGGACATCTACCCGCCGCGCATCAACCTCCATTTCAAGCTGCTCGATGCCGACGGCAAGGTGATCCGCGAAGGCGACCGCAAGCTGCGCGATCCGGGCTTCCTGACCAGCAATACCGCACCGACCAGCACCGACAGCCTGCGCTACGAGAAACAGCTGATCGACCGGTGGCTTCGCAAGGGCCCGGACCAGCTCTGA
- the gndA gene encoding NADP-dependent phosphogluconate dehydrogenase, giving the protein MSKQAIGVVGMAVMGRNLALNIASRGHAVSIYNRSREKTDEVVAEYPDAGLVPTFSLQEFVDSLESPRRILLMVKAGKPTDDTIAALKPLLAKGDILIDGGNTLFTDTVRRAAELSEAGLHFIGTGVSGGEEGALKGPSIMPGGPRDAYDLVAPILKEIAARAPDGTPCVAYMGPGGAGHYVKMVHNGIEYGDMQLIAESYALLKGVLDLSNEELAKVYGDWNAGELDSYLIQITAQIFGKKDEETGQALVDVILDRAAQKGTGKWTSQSALDLGVPLPLITESVFARVLSSLKSERVAASKQLAGPAAKPFDGDRAAFVESVRRALYLAKLISYAQGFAQLRAASTEYDWNLDYGTIASIWRGGCIIRARFLEDITRAFAADASLANLLLAPTFAKVATDYQAALREVVTTAVQAGVPVPGLASAIAYFDGYRSERLPANLIQAQRDLFGAHTFERIDREGSFHADWS; this is encoded by the coding sequence ATGAGCAAGCAGGCCATCGGCGTCGTCGGCATGGCCGTGATGGGCCGCAACCTGGCGCTGAACATCGCCAGCCGCGGCCACGCGGTATCGATCTACAACCGCAGCCGCGAGAAGACCGACGAGGTCGTCGCCGAATACCCGGACGCCGGCCTGGTGCCGACGTTCTCGCTGCAGGAATTCGTCGACTCGCTGGAAAGCCCGCGCCGCATCCTGCTCATGGTCAAGGCCGGCAAGCCGACCGACGACACCATCGCCGCGCTCAAGCCGCTGCTGGCCAAGGGCGACATCCTGATCGACGGCGGCAACACGCTGTTCACCGACACCGTGCGCCGTGCCGCGGAGTTGTCCGAGGCCGGCCTGCACTTCATCGGCACCGGCGTGTCCGGCGGCGAGGAAGGCGCGCTGAAGGGCCCGTCGATCATGCCGGGCGGTCCGCGCGACGCCTACGACCTGGTCGCGCCGATCCTCAAGGAAATCGCCGCCCGCGCCCCGGACGGCACGCCCTGCGTGGCGTACATGGGGCCCGGCGGCGCCGGCCACTACGTGAAGATGGTGCACAACGGCATCGAATACGGCGACATGCAGCTGATCGCCGAGAGCTATGCCCTGCTCAAGGGCGTCCTCGATCTGTCCAACGAGGAACTGGCCAAGGTCTACGGCGACTGGAACGCCGGCGAGCTGGACAGCTACCTGATCCAGATCACCGCGCAGATCTTCGGCAAGAAGGACGAGGAGACCGGCCAGGCGCTGGTCGACGTGATCCTCGACCGCGCCGCGCAGAAGGGCACCGGCAAGTGGACCAGCCAGAGCGCGCTGGATCTCGGCGTGCCGCTGCCGCTGATCACCGAGTCGGTGTTCGCCCGCGTGCTGTCCTCGCTGAAGAGCGAGCGCGTGGCGGCCAGCAAGCAGCTCGCCGGCCCGGCCGCCAAGCCGTTCGACGGCGACCGCGCCGCCTTCGTCGAGTCGGTGCGCCGCGCGCTGTACCTGGCCAAGCTGATCTCCTACGCGCAGGGCTTCGCCCAGCTGCGCGCCGCCTCCACCGAGTACGACTGGAACCTCGACTACGGCACCATCGCCAGCATCTGGCGCGGCGGCTGCATCATCCGCGCCCGCTTCCTCGAGGACATCACCCGCGCCTTCGCCGCCGACGCCTCGCTGGCCAACCTGCTGCTGGCACCGACCTTCGCCAAGGTCGCCACCGACTACCAGGCGGCGCTGCGCGAGGTGGTCACCACGGCGGTGCAGGCCGGCGTGCCGGTACCGGGTCTGGCCTCGGCCATCGCCTACTTCGACGGCTACCGCAGCGAGCGCCTGCCGGCCAACCTGATCCAGGCGCAACGCGATCTGTTCGGGGCGCACACGTTCGAGCGCATCGACCGCGAAGGCAGCTTCCACGCGGACTGGAGCTGA
- a CDS encoding GldG family protein produces MTTLHRTLRRLDSWLFAALAILAFAAAGYLATRYHHVADWTHDARASLSKESRAVLARLDGPVEITSYANPQGPLRQGIASFIARYQQTKPDISLRFVDPQLDPGAMREKGITVDGELVIRYHGREQHLDDLSSEAPLTNALERLARGGDRIVAFVTGDGERRADGQANADLGTFMHQLEGRGMRAVPLNFAQVTAVPEHTDLVVLASPSAPLPPGGVQALVNYVADGGNLLWLTDPQGPQPLGNDLGLQPLADALGVTVLPGTLSDPSGSALGLHDPHMIALGDYPAQAITRGFTLTTLFPEVAALAAHPGRDWSAVPFLRSNPQTRIDTGQPDLDSQPGRALDFGFALSRLSPSPAKREQRAAVVGDGDFLSNTYLGNGGNRALGERLFDWLLGDDALVNLPPRGAPDRFLQLSQGGLNAVTFGFLAGLPLALLLVGGLVVWRRRRY; encoded by the coding sequence ATGACGACGCTGCACCGCACCCTGCGCCGCCTCGACAGCTGGCTGTTCGCCGCGTTGGCGATCCTCGCCTTCGCAGCGGCTGGCTACCTCGCCACCCGCTACCACCACGTGGCGGACTGGACCCACGACGCCCGCGCCAGCCTGTCGAAGGAGAGCCGCGCGGTACTGGCCCGGCTGGACGGTCCGGTGGAGATCACCAGCTACGCCAATCCGCAGGGTCCACTGCGGCAGGGCATCGCCAGCTTCATCGCACGCTACCAGCAGACCAAGCCGGACATCTCGCTGCGCTTCGTCGATCCGCAGCTCGACCCCGGCGCCATGCGCGAGAAAGGCATCACCGTCGACGGCGAGCTGGTGATCCGCTACCACGGCCGCGAGCAGCATCTGGACGACCTGTCCTCGGAAGCGCCGTTGACCAACGCGCTGGAACGCCTGGCCCGCGGCGGCGATCGCATCGTCGCCTTCGTCACCGGCGACGGCGAGCGCCGCGCCGACGGCCAGGCCAACGCCGACCTCGGCACCTTCATGCACCAGCTCGAAGGCCGCGGCATGCGCGCGGTGCCGCTGAACTTCGCCCAGGTCACCGCGGTACCGGAGCACACCGATCTGGTGGTGCTGGCCAGCCCCAGTGCACCGCTGCCGCCCGGTGGCGTGCAGGCGCTGGTGAACTACGTCGCCGACGGCGGCAACCTGTTGTGGCTGACCGACCCGCAGGGACCCCAGCCGCTGGGCAACGATCTCGGCCTGCAGCCGCTGGCCGATGCGCTGGGCGTCACGGTGCTGCCAGGCACGTTGTCCGATCCGTCCGGCAGCGCGCTCGGCCTGCACGATCCGCACATGATCGCGCTGGGGGACTATCCCGCGCAGGCGATCACCCGCGGCTTCACCCTGACCACGCTGTTCCCCGAGGTCGCCGCGCTGGCGGCGCACCCGGGCAGGGACTGGTCGGCGGTGCCGTTCCTGCGCTCGAACCCGCAGACGCGGATCGACACCGGCCAGCCGGACCTGGACAGCCAGCCCGGCCGGGCGCTGGATTTCGGCTTCGCGCTCAGCCGCCTCTCGCCCAGCCCGGCCAAGCGCGAGCAGCGTGCCGCGGTGGTCGGCGACGGCGACTTCCTCTCCAACACCTATCTCGGCAACGGCGGCAACCGCGCACTGGGCGAGCGGCTGTTCGATTGGCTGCTCGGCGACGACGCGCTGGTGAACCTGCCGCCGCGCGGCGCGCCGGACCGTTTCCTGCAGCTGTCGCAGGGCGGACTGAACGCAGTGACCTTCGGTTTTCTCGCCGGACTGCCGCTGGCGCTGTTGCTGGTCGGCGGACTGGTGGTCTGGCGCCGGCGGCGGTACTGA
- the rpmB gene encoding 50S ribosomal protein L28, translating to MARVCQVTGKGVRTGNNVSHANNKTRRRWLPNLHERRFWVASENRWVKLRVSNHALRTIDKNGIEAVIAELRARGEKI from the coding sequence ATGGCCCGTGTATGCCAAGTCACCGGAAAGGGTGTGCGGACCGGCAACAACGTCTCGCACGCGAACAACAAGACCCGTCGCCGCTGGTTGCCCAACCTGCATGAGCGTCGCTTCTGGGTCGCCAGCGAGAACCGCTGGGTCAAGCTGCGTGTGTCCAACCACGCCCTGCGCACCATCGACAAGAATGGCATCGAGGCCGTGATTGCCGAGCTGCGTGCCCGCGGCGAGAAGATCTGA
- a CDS encoding DUF4166 domain-containing protein produces MRGMTRDESLFPALLGPAWAGLAAPVRRAHGGRGSIALRGQADVVGTDSRAARLLRQLLGVPAPGPAQPLTVEIERDGDGERWTRRFAHGRMRSRLSAGPDRRLHERLGPVLLRFRLEADGGAIHWHLLGARLLGLPLPRRWLGHVLACSGAEGDRYAFTVEASLPGIGRWIGYRGTLEVDDGA; encoded by the coding sequence ATGCGCGGCATGACCAGGGACGAGTCGCTGTTTCCCGCACTGCTGGGCCCCGCCTGGGCCGGACTTGCGGCCCCGGTGCGCCGGGCGCATGGCGGCCGCGGCAGCATAGCTCTGCGCGGCCAGGCCGACGTGGTCGGCACCGACAGCCGTGCGGCACGCCTGCTGCGGCAGCTGCTGGGCGTGCCTGCGCCGGGACCGGCGCAACCGTTGACCGTGGAAATCGAGCGCGACGGCGACGGCGAACGGTGGACACGCCGCTTTGCCCATGGGCGCATGCGCTCGCGGCTGAGCGCCGGGCCGGACCGGCGGCTGCACGAACGGCTGGGACCGGTGCTGCTGCGCTTCCGCCTCGAAGCGGACGGTGGCGCGATCCATTGGCACCTGCTTGGCGCGCGCCTGCTTGGCCTGCCCCTGCCCCGTCGGTGGCTCGGTCACGTGCTGGCCTGCAGTGGCGCCGAGGGCGACCGATACGCTTTTACTGTCGAGGCCAGCCTGCCCGGCATCGGCCGCTGGATCGGTTACCGCGGCACGCTGGAGGTCGATGATGGCGCATGA
- a CDS encoding ABC transporter permease encodes MSALAVARLELRRLFVRPLGWVLGALTLGELAWRFVLLLGNFLAAQVRLAALPAGPGYTDLVAVPLLSSLFTGSLVPFGLTELALLVVPLLTMSSLAGERGNGTLPLLLATGQSPAGIVLGKYLATLTWLVLWLTLVLAMPLSLAHGTTLDWGKLAAATIGLVLVLALLAAIGLACSAFASHPAIAATAALVVALALCCVNLGAQAAGVDSGVIHWLALGTHLEPLLRGLVDSGDVLWFVLLTALALALAIRRLDADRERG; translated from the coding sequence ATGAGCGCGCTGGCCGTGGCGCGCCTGGAACTCCGTCGCCTGTTCGTCCGCCCGCTGGGCTGGGTGCTCGGCGCCCTCACGCTGGGCGAACTGGCCTGGCGCTTCGTCCTGCTGCTGGGCAACTTCCTCGCCGCCCAGGTGCGGCTGGCCGCGCTGCCGGCCGGGCCGGGCTACACCGATCTGGTGGCGGTGCCCCTGCTGAGCAGCCTGTTCACCGGCTCGCTGGTGCCGTTCGGGCTGACGGAACTGGCGCTTCTGGTGGTGCCGCTGCTGACCATGTCCAGCCTCGCCGGCGAACGCGGCAACGGCACCCTGCCGCTGCTGCTGGCCACCGGCCAGTCGCCCGCCGGCATCGTGCTGGGCAAGTACCTGGCCACGCTGACGTGGCTTGTGCTGTGGCTGACGCTGGTGCTGGCGATGCCGCTGTCGCTGGCCCACGGCACCACGCTGGACTGGGGCAAGCTGGCCGCCGCGACGATCGGGCTGGTGCTGGTACTGGCGTTGCTCGCGGCGATCGGACTGGCCTGCTCGGCTTTCGCCTCGCATCCGGCGATCGCCGCCACCGCCGCGCTGGTGGTCGCGCTGGCGCTGTGCTGCGTGAACCTGGGCGCCCAGGCCGCCGGCGTGGACAGCGGGGTGATCCACTGGCTGGCACTGGGCACGCACCTGGAGCCGCTGCTGCGCGGACTGGTCGATAGCGGCGACGTGCTGTGGTTCGTCCTGCTCACCGCGCTGGCCCTGGCACTGGCCATCCGCCGCCTCGACGCCGACCGGGAGCGCGGCTGA
- a CDS encoding thiol-disulfide oxidoreductase DCC family protein → MAHEPAVVVFDGVCVLCSRWVDFILRHDRAGRFRLAAMQGRHGRALLAAHGLSPDDPASLLLVADGVGHIDTAAIAGVLQRLGGPWRIPSALLRWTPRWFADPAYRWVARHRYRLFGQRDACRMPEPAEAWRFLD, encoded by the coding sequence ATGGCGCATGAACCGGCCGTGGTGGTCTTCGATGGCGTCTGCGTACTGTGTAGCCGCTGGGTGGACTTCATTCTCAGGCATGATCGCGCTGGCCGGTTCCGGCTGGCGGCGATGCAGGGCCGGCACGGCCGTGCATTGCTCGCCGCGCACGGACTGTCGCCCGACGATCCGGCCTCGCTGCTGCTGGTGGCCGACGGGGTCGGCCACATCGACACCGCGGCCATCGCCGGCGTGCTGCAGCGGCTGGGCGGCCCGTGGCGCATCCCGTCCGCACTGCTGCGCTGGACACCGCGGTGGTTCGCGGATCCAGCCTATCGCTGGGTGGCGCGGCACCGCTACCGGCTGTTCGGCCAACGCGACGCCTGCCGGATGCCGGAGCCTGCCGAGGCCTGGCGCTTCCTCGACTGA
- a CDS encoding ABC transporter ATP-binding protein → MTTPPPLLQIDRLTRQRAGRMALQDLCLTVDRGEVLGLLGVNGAGKSTTLGMIAGAMRPDSGSIRLDGEDFLERPELGRLRIGWLPERAPLWQELTVREHLYAHGRLRGLHGAALTSACNGMLERLELAPMACRLAGVLSQGQRQRLGLACAMLHRPDLLILDEPANALDPVQVAALRQLIREEASRGAAVILSTHLLAEVTTVCGRVAILHEGRLRHTGLVQAADLPTLERQFFDIAMNGRSHAA, encoded by the coding sequence ATGACCACGCCGCCCCCGCTGCTTCAGATCGACCGGCTGACCCGCCAACGCGCCGGCCGAATGGCCCTGCAGGATCTGTGCCTGACTGTCGACCGGGGCGAGGTACTCGGCCTGCTCGGCGTGAACGGCGCCGGCAAATCCACCACCCTGGGCATGATCGCCGGCGCCATGCGGCCGGACAGCGGCAGCATCCGGCTGGACGGCGAGGATTTCCTGGAGCGCCCGGAGCTGGGCCGTCTTCGCATCGGCTGGCTGCCCGAACGCGCCCCGCTGTGGCAGGAACTGACCGTGCGCGAACACCTGTACGCCCACGGGCGCCTGCGCGGCCTGCACGGTGCGGCGCTGACGAGCGCCTGCAACGGCATGCTGGAACGCCTGGAGCTGGCGCCGATGGCGTGCCGCCTGGCCGGCGTGCTGTCGCAGGGCCAGCGGCAGCGCCTGGGCCTGGCCTGCGCGATGCTGCACCGGCCGGACCTGCTGATCCTCGACGAGCCGGCCAACGCGCTCGACCCGGTGCAGGTGGCGGCCCTGCGCCAGCTGATCCGCGAGGAAGCCTCGCGTGGCGCGGCGGTGATCCTGTCCACCCACCTGCTGGCCGAGGTCACGACGGTCTGCGGACGGGTGGCGATCCTGCACGAGGGCCGGCTGCGCCACACCGGCCTGGTGCAGGCCGCCGATTTGCCGACGCTGGAGCGCCAGTTCTTCGACATCGCCATGAACGGCCGGAGCCACGCCGCATGA
- a CDS encoding saccharopine dehydrogenase family protein: MAFRVLLLGATGVFGTRLARRLASDGRFEPILAGRSPCALQVLADEIAAAAGRSVTVASLDVFADDFAARLAALQPQLVIHAAGPFQAQDYRVAEACLGCGSHYVDLADGRDFVAGIVRLDPAARAAGLLVTSGASSVPALSSAVVDALMPRFARLDGIESAISPGNRTPRGDATVASILGYCGRPIRVWRDARWQVMHGWMDTRRVRLARSRRFVGICEVPDLELFPHRYPGVRTVLFRAGLELPLLHGGTWLAAALVRLGLIRDLPRHAVRLRRWSEWFMRGGSDVGGMVVELTGEGASGGPLRVRWWLEAAAGEGPEVPVTPALVLAQRLADRSLHATGAMPCVGLLGLGELMAALASSAVTSGVEVLA, from the coding sequence ATGGCGTTCAGGGTGTTGCTGCTGGGGGCGACCGGGGTCTTCGGGACGCGGTTGGCGCGGCGACTGGCGTCCGACGGGCGCTTCGAGCCGATCCTTGCCGGACGCTCGCCGTGCGCGCTGCAGGTGCTGGCCGACGAGATCGCTGCCGCCGCGGGTCGATCGGTGACGGTGGCGTCGCTCGATGTGTTCGCCGACGACTTCGCCGCCCGGCTGGCCGCCCTGCAACCCCAACTGGTGATCCACGCGGCAGGCCCGTTCCAGGCCCAGGACTACCGCGTGGCAGAGGCATGCCTGGGCTGTGGCAGTCACTATGTCGACCTGGCCGATGGGCGGGATTTCGTCGCCGGCATCGTGCGGCTGGATCCTGCGGCACGTGCAGCGGGCCTGCTAGTCACCAGCGGGGCATCCAGCGTGCCGGCCCTCAGCAGCGCGGTGGTCGATGCGTTGATGCCGCGCTTCGCCAGGCTGGACGGAATCGAGAGTGCGATCAGCCCCGGCAACCGGACTCCTCGCGGCGACGCCACGGTAGCCTCGATTCTCGGCTATTGCGGGCGGCCGATCCGCGTCTGGCGCGACGCGCGCTGGCAGGTGATGCACGGCTGGATGGATACGCGGCGCGTGCGACTGGCCCGCTCCCGCCGCTTCGTCGGGATCTGCGAAGTGCCTGACCTCGAACTCTTTCCCCACCGCTATCCCGGGGTGCGCACCGTGCTGTTCCGTGCGGGGCTGGAGCTGCCCCTGCTGCACGGCGGTACCTGGCTGGCGGCGGCGCTGGTGCGGTTGGGTCTGATTCGCGATCTGCCGCGCCATGCGGTACGCCTGCGCCGCTGGAGCGAATGGTTCATGCGCGGGGGCAGCGACGTCGGCGGCATGGTGGTGGAGCTCACTGGCGAGGGTGCGTCCGGGGGCCCGCTCCGCGTGCGGTGGTGGCTGGAGGCCGCGGCGGGCGAAGGGCCGGAGGTGCCAGTGACACCGGCGCTGGTGCTGGCGCAGCGACTGGCCGACCGATCCCTGCACGCGACCGGGGCGATGCCCTGCGTCGGCCTGCTGGGACTGGGGGAGCTGATGGCGGCGCTGGCATCGTCCGCCGTCACCAGCGGAGTCGAAGTGCTTGCCTGA
- the secB gene encoding protein-export chaperone SecB: MSDVTTNGQADGQANQPQLALQKIYVKDVSFEAPNAPQIFQDMGVTDEQPQVQLNLGQRATDLGDDLYEVVLSLTLTCTIGERTAYLAEVHQAGLFGIAGFAAEDHAGIIGSYCPNLLFPYARQVISQLVLEGGFPPFLLQPINFDALYAEQMRRNAMGGETAPTLNS, encoded by the coding sequence ATGTCAGACGTAACCACCAACGGCCAGGCCGACGGCCAGGCCAACCAGCCGCAGCTCGCGCTGCAGAAGATCTACGTGAAGGACGTCTCGTTCGAGGCCCCCAACGCGCCGCAGATCTTCCAGGACATGGGCGTTACCGACGAGCAGCCGCAGGTGCAGCTCAACCTCGGCCAGCGTGCCACCGACCTGGGCGACGACCTGTACGAAGTGGTGCTGAGCCTGACCCTGACCTGCACCATCGGCGAGCGCACTGCCTACCTGGCCGAAGTGCACCAGGCCGGCCTGTTCGGCATTGCCGGTTTCGCGGCCGAAGACCACGCCGGGATCATCGGCAGCTACTGCCCGAACCTGCTGTTCCCGTACGCGCGCCAGGTGATCTCGCAGCTGGTGCTGGAAGGCGGCTTCCCGCCGTTCCTGCTGCAGCCGATCAACTTCGACGCGCTGTATGCCGAGCAGATGCGCCGCAACGCCATGGGCGGCGAGACCGCGCCGACGCTGAACAGCTGA
- a CDS encoding DesA family fatty acid desaturase → MLDAVLNFLSNGLTHMSWVGMLVYMLVVTQLTIFTVTIYYHRCQTHRGVDLHPVVQNFFRFWGWLTTGMVTREWVAVHRKHHAKVETAEDPHSPQIYGIKKVFWDGVALYRDASEVKEDLEKYGRGTPDDWIERKLYTGHPYWGPALMLIISFALFGVIGVAFWAVQMIWIPFWAAGFVNGIGHWWGYRNFESADTATNLIPWGFWIGGEELHNNHHAFPSSAKFALRKWEFDIGWAVICALRAVGLAKVLRVAPTLDVRPNVSLPDAETLKAVLTHRFQAMTDYYRGVIVPTLREEAAHAGESIKAVPRRLRRALADGGRWLDGEGHDRLQAVLAKRPTLRTVVDFRSRLAALMEQRGTDQALKGLQQWIHEAEQSGIRALQEFAAKLKGYAIAS, encoded by the coding sequence ATGCTCGACGCCGTACTCAACTTCCTGTCCAACGGGCTGACCCACATGAGCTGGGTCGGCATGCTGGTCTACATGCTGGTGGTGACCCAGCTCACCATCTTCACGGTGACCATCTACTACCACCGCTGCCAGACCCACCGTGGCGTCGACCTGCATCCGGTGGTGCAGAACTTCTTCCGCTTCTGGGGCTGGCTGACTACCGGCATGGTGACCCGGGAGTGGGTCGCGGTGCATCGCAAGCACCACGCCAAGGTGGAGACCGCCGAGGACCCGCACAGCCCGCAGATCTACGGCATCAAGAAGGTGTTCTGGGACGGTGTGGCGCTGTACCGCGACGCCAGCGAAGTGAAGGAAGACCTCGAGAAGTATGGCCGCGGCACCCCGGACGACTGGATCGAGCGCAAGCTCTACACCGGCCATCCGTACTGGGGTCCGGCGCTGATGCTGATCATCAGCTTCGCCCTGTTCGGCGTGATCGGCGTGGCCTTCTGGGCGGTGCAGATGATCTGGATCCCGTTCTGGGCCGCCGGCTTCGTCAACGGCATCGGCCACTGGTGGGGCTACCGCAACTTCGAGAGCGCCGACACCGCGACCAACCTGATCCCGTGGGGCTTCTGGATCGGTGGCGAAGAGCTGCACAACAACCACCACGCCTTCCCCAGCTCGGCCAAGTTCGCCCTGCGCAAGTGGGAGTTCGACATCGGCTGGGCGGTGATCTGTGCCCTTCGCGCGGTCGGCCTGGCCAAGGTGCTGCGCGTGGCGCCCACGCTGGACGTGCGTCCGAACGTCAGCCTGCCCGATGCGGAGACGCTGAAGGCCGTGCTCACCCATCGCTTCCAGGCGATGACCGACTACTACCGCGGCGTGATCGTGCCGACCCTGCGCGAGGAAGCGGCCCATGCCGGCGAGAGCATCAAGGCCGTGCCGCGTCGTCTGCGCCGCGCGCTGGCCGACGGGGGCCGCTGGCTGGACGGCGAAGGCCATGACCGGCTGCAGGCGGTGCTGGCCAAGCGCCCGACCCTGCGCACCGTGGTCGACTTCCGCAGTCGCCTCGCTGCCTTGATGGAGCAGCGTGGCACCGACCAGGCGCTGAAGGGCCTGCAGCAGTGGATCCACGAAGCCGAGCAGAGCGGTATCCGCGCCCTGCAGGAGTTCGCGGCCAAGCTCAAGGGTTACGCGATCGCCAGCTGA
- the rpmG gene encoding 50S ribosomal protein L33 — protein MANKTQDKIRLISSAGTGHFYTTQKNKKNTPEKFEFKKYDPVVRKHVIYKEGKIK, from the coding sequence ATGGCGAACAAGACCCAGGACAAGATCCGTCTGATCTCGTCGGCCGGTACCGGCCACTTCTACACCACGCAGAAGAACAAGAAGAACACCCCGGAAAAGTTCGAGTTCAAGAAGTACGATCCGGTCGTGCGCAAGCACGTGATCTACAAGGAAGGCAAGATCAAGTGA